The Galactobacillus timonensis genome has a segment encoding these proteins:
- a CDS encoding DUF1788 domain-containing protein gives MAEEERVRRLRSSRRNLNVRLDEMDEKIHRPTFRRADGKANEVNYWVFDYEPEAELQVRDRINQMKKRNEKGTEGFQLIVFDLYDIIIDYLESKNFIEKTEKMEERNGLDRVVKAVQRTLRITDKDNYLVQYIVDHTPENAVVFITGIGKCYPLLEAPEVFNKVFYNMPKEFASTPMVLFYPGTYTEQELVVFDERKEDNYYRAFRIAR, from the coding sequence ATGGCAGAGGAAGAAAGAGTGCGCCGCCTGCGTTCCTCGCGGCGTAACCTGAATGTCCGTCTGGATGAAATGGATGAGAAGATTCACCGGCCGACTTTCCGCCGTGCAGACGGTAAGGCCAATGAAGTGAATTATTGGGTCTTTGATTATGAACCGGAAGCGGAGCTGCAGGTTCGTGACCGTATTAACCAGATGAAGAAGCGCAATGAAAAAGGAACGGAAGGATTTCAGCTGATCGTTTTCGATCTCTATGACATCATCATCGACTATCTGGAATCCAAGAACTTCATCGAAAAGACCGAAAAGATGGAAGAACGGAACGGGCTTGATCGTGTAGTGAAAGCGGTTCAGCGGACTCTCCGCATCACGGATAAGGATAACTACCTGGTGCAGTATATCGTGGACCACACACCGGAGAATGCGGTTGTATTCATCACAGGAATTGGCAAGTGCTATCCGCTTCTGGAGGCACCGGAAGTCTTCAACAAAGTGTTCTACAACATGCCGAAGGAATTTGCTTCCACGCCGATGGTTCTGTTCTATCCGGGAACCTATACGGAGCAGGAGCTTGTCGTGTTTGACGAGCGCAAGGAAGACAATTATTACCGGGCATTCCGGATCGCAAGGTAA
- a CDS encoding DUF1819 family protein: MKRNAYSAGAVKFAFWFQEFRKEVELLQEGKSFEEIKNLSSEGNLFGTQTPARSRLIYNTVTKRIKALGDDFYDLYLESDIATQKLFVLSSIMASDTLFFDFVYEVIREKMLIGSNTFTDADIRIFFHNKQVQDETAAKWTDQTLNRLGRTYKAYLCEAGITDNGKTERKILKPILDPSFEHWLSDHEMAPIVKALTGEA, translated from the coding sequence ATGAAGAGAAATGCATATAGCGCCGGTGCCGTGAAATTTGCCTTCTGGTTCCAGGAATTCCGGAAGGAAGTGGAACTTCTGCAGGAGGGAAAATCTTTTGAAGAGATTAAGAATCTCAGCTCAGAAGGAAACCTGTTTGGCACGCAGACACCGGCCAGATCGAGACTGATCTATAACACCGTGACAAAGCGAATCAAAGCCCTTGGCGATGATTTCTATGACCTGTATCTGGAGTCGGACATCGCAACACAGAAGCTGTTTGTTCTGTCCAGTATCATGGCAAGCGATACCCTGTTCTTCGATTTTGTCTATGAAGTGATTAGGGAGAAGATGCTGATCGGGAGCAACACCTTCACAGACGCGGACATCCGGATCTTCTTCCATAACAAGCAGGTTCAGGATGAGACAGCGGCGAAGTGGACGGATCAAACACTGAACCGGCTTGGACGGACCTATAAGGCTTATCTTTGTGAGGCTGGTATTACTGACAATGGTAAGACGGAGCGGAAGATATTGAAACCAATTCTGGATCCGTCATTCGAGCATTGGCTTTCAGATCATGAGATGGCACCGATCGTAAAAGCTTTGACGGGGGAGGCATAA
- a CDS encoding helix-turn-helix domain-containing protein: MRLSYNKLWKLLIDKGMKKKDLREATRISANTVARMGKNEVVSLEVLMKICGALNCDIGDILEVLPDKAEA; this comes from the coding sequence ATGAGACTTAGTTACAACAAGCTTTGGAAACTCCTGATCGACAAGGGAATGAAGAAGAAGGATCTTCGTGAGGCGACGAGGATCAGTGCGAATACTGTAGCCAGGATGGGCAAGAATGAAGTCGTATCCCTGGAGGTTCTGATGAAGATCTGCGGAGCGCTGAACTGCGATATCGGAGATATTCTGGAGGTCCTTCCTGATAAAGCAGAAGCGTAA